In Mixophyes fleayi isolate aMixFle1 chromosome 4, aMixFle1.hap1, whole genome shotgun sequence, the following proteins share a genomic window:
- the CIAO1 gene encoding putative cytosolic iron-sulfur protein assembly protein CIAO1 has product MKDSLTLLTRVSAHPDSHCWFLAWNPSGTLLASCGGDKTIRIWGKEDDTWVCKSVLGEGHQRTVRKVAWSPCGNYLASVSFDATTCIWMKKKEEFECVTTLEGHENEVKSVAWAPSGNLLATCSRDKSVWVWEVDEEEEYECVSVLNSHTQDVKHVVWHPNQELLASASYDDTVKLYREEEDDWVCCATLEGHTSTVWSLAFNQSGDQLATCSDDKTVRIWKQNGSGKEQGVSKKDPNWTCVCTLTGYHTRTIYDINWSHLTGSIATACGDDAIRIFEEDTSFDPMQPTFSLTAHMPQAHSQDVNCVTWHPKEPGLLASCSDDGEMAFWQYQRPE; this is encoded by the exons ATGAAGGACTCACTGACTCTGTTGACTCGGGTTAGTGCCCACCCTGATTCCCATTGCTGGTTCCTAGCATGGAATCCCTCTGGAACTCTCTTGGCTTCCTGTGGAGGGGATAAGACTATACGAATCTGGGGCAAAGAGG ATGATACCTGGGTATGCAAGTCCGTCCTTGGTGAAGGGCACCAGCGTACAGTTCGGAAAGTAGCATGGTCACCTTGTGGTAACTACTTGGCATCTGTCAGTTTTGATGCTACTACTTGCATCTGGATGAAAAAGAAAGAGGAATTTGAG TGCGTTACCACCCTTGAGGGACATGAAAATGAGGTGAAGTCTGTGGCCTGGGCACCTTCTGGAAATCTCCTGGCGACATGCAGTCGTGATAAGAGTGTCTGGGTATGGGAAG TGGATGAAGAAGAAGAATACGAATGCGTCAGTGTACTGAACTCGCACACACAGGATGTGAAGCATGTAGTGTGGCACCCCAACCAGGAG CTGCTGGCCTCTGCCAGCTATGATGACACAGTGAAGTTGTACCGAGAGGAGGAGGATGACTGGGTGTGCTGTGCTACCCTGGAAGGTCACACATCTACAGTATGGAGTTTGGCTTTTAATCAGAGTGGGGACCAGCTGGCTACATGCAGCGATGATAAGACTGTGCGCATCTGGAAACAGAATGGGTCTGGAAAGGAGCAAG GGGTAAGTAAAAAAGACCCCAACTGGACGTGTGTATGCACCCTAACAGGATACCACACTAGGACTATCTACGATATTAACTG GAGCCATCTGACAGGCTCCATTGCTACAGCCTGTGGAGATGATGCCATCAGGATATTTGAGGAGGACACTAGCTTTGACCCTATGCAGCCGACATTCTCTTTAACGGCCCACATGCCACAAGCCCACTCCCAAGATGTCAACTGTGTGACATGGCATCCCAAGGAGCCTGGTCTGTTGGCGTCTTGTAGTGATGATGGAGAAATGGCATTCTGGCAATACCAGCGCCCAGAATAA